The following coding sequences are from one Paenibacillus stellifer window:
- a CDS encoding molybdopterin-dependent oxidoreductase has protein sequence MKEALARIRKGYGKKLVSIHAWNAWLVLFLSVSGLMLIGAFWREWLGEGRVWLKWAHTYIGLLLLIQVIYYLFLAAKHWKRLKGKTAQKANVLFVLLLLAGWILSGIVLWQYRAAGPRAANAALLIHDLFTWIGLPVIIYHSITRTRWLKEPSKRSIRPEEDQQTEAAAGGGTQAHRQRPEPVYTRRSFIKVAVGAGLALTIGPTFVRWMGRSLQLSPGDTSADNANKMIPDPAPLAQSSPPIGGGAQGNFRVYTVTDIPAFDNSNWSFTIDGLVDQTFTWNWEQFLKLQREVQVSDFHCITGWSVYKNTWEGIPLARLLDMAGVKSTATTVKFYSGDGVYTDALTLDQAKMEDVLVAVLHDGKPISNQLGGPVRLVVPQMYAYKSVKWLNRIELIDSDHIGYWEQRGYDIDAWLPGKKQTL, from the coding sequence ATCAAAGAGGCGCTGGCTCGCATCCGGAAAGGCTATGGCAAAAAACTGGTGTCCATTCATGCGTGGAATGCCTGGCTGGTGCTGTTCCTGTCGGTAAGCGGCCTTATGCTGATCGGGGCTTTCTGGAGAGAGTGGCTGGGCGAAGGGCGGGTCTGGCTGAAGTGGGCGCATACTTATATCGGACTGCTGCTGCTCATTCAGGTGATCTATTATCTGTTCCTGGCCGCCAAGCATTGGAAGAGACTCAAGGGTAAAACGGCGCAAAAGGCGAACGTCCTGTTCGTTCTGCTGCTGCTGGCCGGATGGATTCTGTCGGGCATCGTGCTGTGGCAGTACAGAGCAGCCGGCCCTCGCGCCGCCAATGCAGCGCTCCTGATCCATGATCTGTTCACCTGGATCGGCCTTCCGGTCATTATTTATCATTCCATCACCAGAACCCGCTGGCTGAAGGAACCAAGCAAGCGGTCCATCCGGCCGGAAGAGGATCAGCAGACGGAAGCGGCCGCAGGAGGAGGGACACAGGCACACAGACAGAGACCCGAGCCTGTCTACACCCGGCGCAGCTTCATCAAGGTTGCCGTAGGAGCCGGGCTTGCTCTGACGATTGGTCCGACATTCGTGCGCTGGATGGGCCGCTCGCTTCAGCTGTCCCCCGGGGACACTTCGGCAGACAACGCCAACAAGATGATTCCCGATCCCGCACCGCTGGCCCAGTCCTCTCCTCCGATCGGAGGCGGCGCTCAGGGCAATTTCCGCGTCTACACGGTGACGGATATCCCCGCATTCGACAATTCCAACTGGTCGTTCACAATCGACGGTCTGGTCGACCAGACCTTCACCTGGAACTGGGAGCAGTTCCTCAAGCTTCAGCGGGAGGTGCAGGTGAGCGATTTTCACTGCATTACCGGCTGGTCGGTCTATAAGAACACCTGGGAAGGCATCCCTCTCGCCCGTCTGCTGGATATGGCCGGTGTGAAGAGCACGGCGACCACCGTCAAGTTCTACTCGGGGGACGGCGTATACACCGACGCGCTTACTCTGGATCAGGCGAAAATGGAAGATGTGCTCGTCGCCGTCCTGCATGACGGCAAGCCGATCTCCAATCAGCTCGGCGGCCCAGTCCGGCTCGTCGTGCCTCAGATGTACGCATATAAGTCCGTGAAATGGCTAAACCGGATTGAGCTGATTGACAGCGACCATATCGGCTATTGGGAGCAGCGGGGATATGACATCGACGCCTGGCTGCCGGGGAAGAAGCAGACGCTGTAA
- a CDS encoding helix-turn-helix transcriptional regulator: MGRLLFLFHTDHPKDTYIQLHQHECYELVYYLNGNGTTMIGSTQYSFKPNTFAFIAPRTLHDERHLIGSELLFIGFHCGQDGAIRHLNQVFEDDEKHTIRQLMFRMEHEFTEQQENFFEMLNLLVTELTTQIHRLVGLNKHIRPGGGRLKYAMNFMDEHFRQRVSIETLARMSGYSYDRFRHLFKETAGVSPQQYLQNKRLEYAKSLLLHSQLPISVISQKSGFSKDSQFCTIFKRETGLTPLKFRKTPAG; encoded by the coding sequence GTGGGTCGTCTGTTGTTTCTTTTCCATACTGATCATCCGAAGGACACCTATATCCAGCTTCATCAGCATGAATGCTACGAGCTGGTCTATTATCTGAACGGAAACGGAACGACCATGATCGGCTCCACACAGTACAGCTTCAAACCGAACACTTTCGCTTTCATTGCGCCGCGGACGCTGCATGACGAGAGGCACTTAATTGGCTCCGAGCTGCTGTTCATCGGCTTCCACTGCGGGCAGGACGGAGCGATCCGCCATCTGAACCAGGTGTTTGAGGATGATGAGAAGCATACGATCCGGCAGCTGATGTTCCGCATGGAGCATGAATTTACCGAGCAGCAGGAGAATTTCTTCGAAATGCTGAACCTTCTGGTCACCGAACTGACCACCCAGATCCACCGTCTGGTCGGACTGAACAAGCATATCCGGCCGGGCGGAGGCCGCCTCAAATATGCGATGAACTTCATGGACGAGCATTTCCGGCAGCGTGTTTCCATCGAGACTCTCGCCCGGATGTCCGGGTACAGCTATGACCGCTTCAGGCATTTATTCAAAGAGACGGCCGGCGTCTCTCCCCAGCAGTATTTGCAAAATAAGCGGCTCGAATATGCCAAATCGCTGCTGCTTCATTCCCAGCTTCCGATCTCCGTCATCTCGCAAAAATCCGGGTTCTCGAAGGATTCCCAGTTCTGCACTATTTTTAAACGGGAGACGGGGCTTACTCCGCTGAAATTTCGGAAAACCCCGGCGGGGTAG
- a CDS encoding HAMP domain-containing protein has protein sequence MHRFRTVSYGYLYICLGSALLSGAFLVAARQVLGFLFRTQSADSSAAWFHLAKWTINHLGRTPVAAAAFTLLFTLCFALRSRQYAADLREIARGARELAGGNVTGKVRVMSGGELRDIAVSLNRAMTRDGQDGRSEKPGDGHGETDDDAAAAPLSEPAASGSAGAGAFARTAAIEPGMGERNRPGSAPSAAPLPASGDWLALGLRSRALRRGLEEAELETDAMVRPGRFPELIEEARILERILEDLADRSLPPAMAERLGLSRRGGTGGGPDPNGGIAYSSERGADPAASRTAARNGAADAAPLDDASAALLHREEQP, from the coding sequence ATGCATCGCTTCAGAACCGTATCTTATGGCTATCTTTATATTTGTCTGGGAAGCGCCCTGCTAAGCGGCGCTTTTCTTGTTGCAGCCCGGCAGGTGCTGGGGTTCCTGTTCCGTACCCAGAGCGCCGATTCGTCCGCGGCTTGGTTTCATCTGGCGAAGTGGACGATCAATCACCTGGGCAGGACGCCGGTGGCTGCTGCTGCATTTACCCTGCTGTTCACCCTCTGCTTTGCGCTTCGCTCCAGGCAGTATGCCGCCGATCTGCGCGAGATTGCCCGGGGCGCGCGGGAACTGGCCGGGGGGAATGTGACCGGCAAGGTAAGGGTGATGTCCGGCGGCGAGCTGCGCGACATCGCCGTTAGTCTGAACCGTGCGATGACGCGGGATGGCCAGGATGGCCGGTCCGAGAAGCCCGGTGATGGGCACGGGGAGACCGACGATGACGCCGCTGCCGCTCCGCTGTCCGAACCGGCGGCAAGCGGGTCAGCAGGGGCCGGAGCGTTCGCCCGGACTGCTGCGATTGAGCCGGGTATGGGCGAGCGTAACCGGCCAGGGTCGGCCCCATCGGCTGCTCCGCTGCCCGCAAGCGGCGACTGGCTGGCGCTGGGTCTTCGCAGCCGCGCCCTTCGGCGCGGGCTGGAAGAGGCGGAGCTCGAAACGGATGCCATGGTAAGGCCCGGACGATTCCCTGAGCTTATAGAGGAAGCTCGGATATTGGAACGCATCCTCGAGGATCTGGCGGACCGAAGTCTGCCGCCCGCTATGGCAGAGCGCCTCGGTCTCTCTCGAAGGGGCGGCACGGGAGGCGGTCCCGATCCGAACGGCGGGATTGCCTATTCATCTGAAAGGGGCGCCGACCCTGCCGCCAGCCGCACAGCCGCAAGGAACGGCGCGGCGGACGCGGCACCCTTGGACGACGCATCAGCGGCTCTGCTCCACAGGGAGGAGCAGCCATGA
- a CDS encoding nucleoside hydrolase has protein sequence MKKVIIDCDPGMDDSLALILAIKSPELQVEAITAVAGNYPVDITSVNALKVLELLERTDIPVAKGMGKPLVRDLPNDPFSHGSDGQAEVHLPAPTTPLHDSHAVDVIIETVKRNAGEIYIVALAPLTNIAMAIMKAPEIIPMISGITAIAGQYGLNRYSTANATGDNPQSEWNVYVDPEAADMVFKSGIPLQAIGLDVSTHFDVNFTEAELAELKSSPKPEAAVLYQMIQFVLGRGFESYCVLIDSMAVAAVIDPSLTQYLKAKVGVETKGELTLGMTIMDSRHHHVWGDLPEVAVAYEADYRRFLRLVMDTVLA, from the coding sequence TTGAAGAAAGTCATCATTGATTGCGACCCGGGAATGGACGACTCCCTGGCGCTAATTCTTGCAATTAAATCGCCGGAGCTTCAGGTGGAAGCCATTACGGCGGTTGCCGGTAATTATCCGGTTGATATAACGAGCGTTAACGCGTTGAAGGTACTGGAGTTGCTGGAGCGTACCGATATTCCCGTAGCAAAAGGGATGGGCAAGCCGCTTGTGCGTGACCTGCCCAACGATCCCTTCTCGCACGGCTCGGACGGGCAGGCGGAGGTCCATCTGCCTGCCCCCACAACTCCGCTTCACGACAGTCACGCGGTCGACGTTATCATCGAGACGGTGAAGCGGAACGCCGGGGAGATTTATATTGTGGCGCTGGCCCCTTTGACCAACATTGCGATGGCTATCATGAAGGCGCCGGAGATTATTCCGATGATCAGCGGGATTACCGCAATTGCCGGCCAGTACGGACTGAATCGCTATTCCACGGCGAACGCCACGGGGGACAATCCCCAGAGCGAATGGAATGTGTATGTCGATCCCGAAGCCGCAGACATGGTGTTTAAATCGGGAATTCCGCTGCAGGCCATCGGGCTGGATGTGTCCACCCATTTTGATGTCAATTTCACCGAGGCGGAGCTGGCGGAGCTCAAGAGTTCGCCCAAGCCCGAGGCGGCCGTGCTGTATCAAATGATTCAATTCGTGCTCGGCCGCGGCTTCGAGTCATATTGTGTCCTGATTGATTCTATGGCGGTCGCGGCTGTTATCGATCCTTCGCTCACTCAGTATTTGAAGGCCAAAGTAGGCGTTGAAACTAAAGGCGAGCTTACCCTCGGCATGACGATCATGGATTCGCGTCATCATCATGTATGGGGAGATTTGCCGGAAGTAGCAGTGGCCTATGAGGCCGATTACCGGCGCTTCCTCCGGCTGGTAATGGATACGGTGCTGGCTTAG
- a CDS encoding ABC transporter substrate-binding protein — protein sequence MSTKRKALLLSLVLSVAAILGACSKQTEQGAAESAASSSPAAGGGTLTIMAETSSHADAFKSIIPDFEAKYGVKVKVVELPYDQYHQQLTLKFTSGSADFDLAYVPIGWVPELQVPNYIVPISTDQAELDKLKLDDFPGIGNAYFGDKKELYFVPYMNETQGILYRTDLFNDEKEKAAFKAKYGYDLAPPKTMQQYKEIAEFFNRPDQNLSGVTLMGEKSILLGFAFYNRLFNYGGDLYDDQYKQQFDNEAGVKALNDLKDLFQYTSAAAKQYGWSDASGEFLQGRSAMAEMATTIAQVAQDPAQSKVVGKVGFSAIPANDENTKDIKRFYLPYGFVMTKDSKLKQEALEWIEFATSQEMMEKAAPVGNIPARTSALTGTLSSEYSFYAPHAEIMNSFKLKPLPLIPEGATITGDILPSAVSRFLNGEQTAQEALDQAASEYDELMSSRGY from the coding sequence GTGAGTACAAAGAGAAAAGCATTGTTGTTGTCGCTCGTCCTTAGTGTTGCAGCCATTCTGGGGGCCTGTTCGAAGCAGACGGAACAAGGCGCGGCCGAGTCCGCAGCCTCTTCTTCTCCGGCGGCAGGGGGAGGAACGCTGACGATTATGGCGGAGACCAGCTCTCATGCCGATGCGTTCAAGAGCATCATTCCGGATTTCGAAGCAAAGTATGGGGTGAAGGTAAAGGTCGTGGAGCTTCCTTACGATCAGTATCACCAGCAGTTGACGCTCAAATTCACCTCCGGCTCCGCCGACTTTGATCTGGCCTATGTGCCAATCGGCTGGGTTCCGGAGCTTCAGGTTCCGAACTACATCGTTCCGATCTCGACCGATCAGGCGGAGCTGGACAAGCTGAAGCTGGACGACTTCCCGGGAATCGGGAACGCCTACTTTGGCGACAAGAAGGAACTGTATTTTGTCCCCTATATGAATGAAACGCAGGGGATTCTGTACCGGACCGACCTGTTCAACGATGAGAAGGAGAAGGCCGCTTTCAAAGCCAAGTACGGGTATGATCTCGCTCCTCCGAAGACGATGCAGCAGTACAAGGAGATCGCCGAGTTCTTCAATCGCCCCGACCAGAATCTCAGCGGCGTGACGCTGATGGGTGAGAAGAGCATCCTGCTCGGCTTCGCTTTTTACAATCGGCTGTTCAACTACGGGGGCGATCTCTACGACGACCAGTACAAGCAGCAGTTCGACAATGAAGCGGGCGTGAAGGCGCTGAACGATTTGAAGGACTTGTTCCAGTACACCTCTGCTGCCGCGAAGCAGTACGGCTGGTCCGATGCGTCTGGCGAGTTCCTGCAGGGCCGCAGCGCGATGGCGGAAATGGCGACGACGATCGCCCAGGTCGCACAGGACCCGGCGCAGTCCAAGGTTGTCGGCAAGGTCGGCTTCAGCGCCATTCCGGCCAATGACGAGAATACGAAGGACATCAAGCGCTTCTATCTGCCTTACGGATTTGTCATGACCAAGGATTCCAAGCTGAAGCAAGAGGCGCTGGAATGGATCGAGTTCGCCACCAGTCAGGAAATGATGGAAAAAGCCGCTCCGGTCGGCAACATCCCGGCTCGCACATCGGCGTTGACCGGCACACTGTCCTCCGAGTACAGCTTCTACGCTCCGCATGCTGAAATTATGAATTCCTTCAAGCTTAAGCCGCTGCCGCTGATTCCCGAAGGAGCGACCATTACCGGCGATATTTTGCCAAGCGCGGTATCCCGGTTCCTGAACGGCGAGCAGACGGCGCAGGAAGCGCTGGACCAGGCCGCGTCGGAGTATGACGAATTGATGAGCTCGCGCGGATATTGA
- a CDS encoding transglycosylase domain-containing protein — protein MMSMRQLLLRRRFRRQGYSPRAHRLPKASGTAAGPLRRLPYAAFDLAVVLTGACVLLLFGLRLYGEQTLAQQADKLLLPQSTVLLAADGSVMSRIPIPGGGYRENAESGELPPLLLETVMAVEDRRFYEHKGLDYRGLARALASNVSAMRVEQGGSGITQQLARSLFLSRKQTVARKLKEAAIAMALERHLSKAEILRLYLNETYLGRGQYGVKRAAFYYFGVRDLKELTPAQVALLAGIPKGPSIYNPVDRPELAVKRMQEVLGIMKSNGLITAAEERRALQIGLHGAALSPGSAAEYSAAGYVDAALQEASARTGIPLAKLREGGYTVTTGLNPSAQRAAEAAFRNPANFPPDAGGERVQGAVVILDSRTGEVKAMVGGRDETGGGLNRAVSAARQPGSAIKPILVYGPALESGRFTPDSLLPDRPASYGGYSPGNIKGVYRGTVTMNTAVERSINAPAVWLLNEVGVTPALAFAAKLGIELPAEDRQLAIALGGTHGGVSPLQMAQAYGVFASGGRFSTGHLVREVRDGSGHLLYQCTPESQQVISARTAEMMTAMLVGAVNEGTGRKARLSGRMVAGKTGTTQLDIQGVPSAANRDAWFAGYTKGWSAAVWIGFDRTDRNHYMTDGGGTAAALFAAIMGPALNALP, from the coding sequence ATGATGTCCATGCGCCAGCTTCTCCTTCGCCGGCGCTTTAGGCGCCAGGGCTATTCTCCGCGCGCCCATCGTCTTCCGAAGGCCTCCGGAACGGCTGCCGGGCCGCTGCGCCGGCTGCCGTACGCGGCCTTCGATCTCGCCGTAGTGCTTACAGGCGCATGCGTGTTGCTCTTATTCGGGCTGCGCCTGTATGGCGAGCAGACGCTCGCGCAGCAAGCCGACAAGCTGCTGCTGCCCCAATCGACCGTCCTGTTGGCGGCGGACGGCTCCGTAATGTCACGTATCCCGATCCCGGGCGGGGGCTACCGGGAGAATGCCGAGTCTGGCGAGCTCCCGCCTCTGCTGCTGGAGACGGTGATGGCGGTGGAGGACCGGCGGTTCTATGAGCATAAGGGCCTGGATTATCGCGGCCTCGCCCGGGCGCTGGCCAGCAACGTGTCCGCGATGCGGGTCGAGCAGGGAGGCAGCGGAATCACGCAGCAATTGGCGCGGAGCCTGTTCCTCAGCAGGAAGCAGACCGTTGCCAGAAAGCTGAAGGAGGCGGCAATCGCTATGGCGCTCGAACGCCATTTGTCCAAAGCCGAAATTCTCCGTCTCTATCTCAACGAGACGTATCTGGGGCGGGGTCAATATGGAGTCAAAAGGGCGGCGTTTTATTATTTCGGCGTCCGGGATTTAAAGGAACTGACACCCGCACAGGTTGCCCTTCTGGCGGGTATCCCGAAGGGACCCTCCATTTATAATCCGGTGGATCGCCCGGAGTTGGCCGTGAAGCGAATGCAGGAGGTGCTGGGCATTATGAAGAGCAACGGCCTCATCACCGCCGCCGAGGAACGGCGGGCGCTTCAGATCGGCCTGCACGGTGCTGCACTCTCCCCCGGAAGTGCCGCGGAGTACAGCGCGGCGGGTTATGTGGACGCGGCGCTCCAAGAGGCTTCCGCGCGGACCGGAATCCCGCTCGCGAAGCTTCGAGAGGGCGGCTACACCGTGACGACCGGATTGAACCCCTCGGCGCAGCGCGCTGCGGAAGCGGCCTTTCGGAACCCGGCCAACTTCCCGCCGGATGCGGGCGGCGAGCGGGTGCAGGGGGCGGTCGTCATCCTCGATTCCCGCACCGGTGAGGTCAAGGCTATGGTCGGCGGCCGTGACGAGACCGGCGGCGGCCTGAATCGGGCCGTTTCCGCCGCCCGGCAGCCCGGCTCCGCGATTAAGCCGATCCTCGTCTACGGACCGGCTTTGGAGAGCGGCAGGTTCACGCCGGATAGCCTGCTGCCCGACCGGCCGGCTTCCTACGGTGGATATTCGCCAGGGAATATCAAAGGCGTCTATCGCGGAACAGTGACGATGAACACCGCGGTCGAGCGTTCGATCAATGCGCCGGCGGTCTGGCTGTTGAATGAGGTGGGGGTGACGCCGGCCCTTGCTTTTGCGGCCAAGCTCGGGATTGAACTGCCTGCGGAAGACCGGCAGCTCGCCATCGCGCTGGGTGGCACGCACGGTGGAGTGTCGCCGCTTCAAATGGCGCAGGCGTACGGCGTGTTCGCTTCAGGCGGCCGCTTTAGCACTGGCCACCTCGTACGCGAGGTGCGGGATGGGTCCGGTCATCTGCTATACCAATGTACACCGGAGAGTCAGCAGGTCATCTCGGCGCGGACCGCCGAAATGATGACTGCCATGCTGGTTGGCGCCGTGAATGAGGGAACCGGCCGCAAGGCGCGGCTCAGCGGAAGAATGGTTGCCGGCAAAACCGGCACCACCCAGTTGGATATCCAGGGTGTACCAAGTGCGGCCAATCGGGACGCCTGGTTCGCTGGTTATACGAAGGGGTGGTCGGCGGCGGTCTGGATCGGATTTGATCGGACAGACCGGAATCATTACATGACGGATGGCGGCGGGACGGCGGCGGCTCTTTTTGCCGCGATCATGGGACCGGCCTTGAACGCCCTTCCCTAA
- a CDS encoding carbohydrate ABC transporter permease yields MSSDLREKWWFALPGVLIIVVVLLIPIVAALGLSFFSYPLQRPDLGIRFTGLDNFSRLLSDKNFFTSLWRSVLFTLGAVAAELVLGMILALLLKGEVWGKTLFKVAFMIPMMMVPVVVGVAWRLFLLPDFTPLQTIFGFLHIPFNPSKLLTEPGWAMFSVILADVWQWTPFVMLLILANLQGISPEIYEAAQMDGASKWREFWRITLPLVFPSLLSVGILRAMDAMRTFDLVYILTSGGPGTATELLSIYNYKIAFGRYDMGYASAVSVGVMLVLGVCIFGLLAYVNRGGKRR; encoded by the coding sequence ATGTCTTCCGATTTGCGAGAGAAATGGTGGTTTGCCCTTCCGGGCGTGTTGATTATCGTGGTCGTGCTGCTCATCCCGATTGTGGCTGCTCTTGGCCTAAGTTTCTTTTCCTATCCGCTGCAGCGGCCCGATTTGGGCATCAGGTTCACAGGGCTGGATAACTTCTCCAGATTGCTGTCGGACAAAAACTTCTTCACCTCGCTGTGGAGAAGCGTGCTGTTCACGCTGGGGGCGGTGGCGGCCGAGCTTGTGCTTGGAATGATCCTTGCGCTCCTGTTAAAAGGAGAGGTCTGGGGGAAGACGCTGTTCAAGGTCGCTTTTATGATCCCGATGATGATGGTGCCTGTTGTAGTCGGCGTTGCCTGGCGTCTGTTCCTGCTGCCCGATTTCACTCCGCTCCAGACCATTTTCGGGTTCCTGCACATTCCGTTCAACCCGTCCAAGCTGCTGACCGAGCCGGGGTGGGCGATGTTCTCGGTCATTCTTGCCGATGTGTGGCAGTGGACGCCGTTTGTCATGCTCCTGATTTTGGCGAATCTCCAGGGGATTTCCCCTGAAATCTATGAGGCTGCCCAAATGGACGGAGCTTCGAAGTGGAGGGAATTCTGGAGGATAACGCTTCCGCTCGTCTTTCCATCGCTGCTGTCGGTCGGCATTCTGCGGGCCATGGACGCCATGCGGACCTTTGACCTTGTGTATATCCTGACCAGCGGCGGTCCGGGAACGGCTACCGAACTGCTGTCCATCTACAATTATAAAATCGCCTTCGGCCGGTACGATATGGGATACGCTTCGGCTGTATCCGTCGGTGTCATGCTGGTGTTGGGCGTCTGCATTTTCGGTCTGCTGGCTTACGTGAATCGGGGAGGGAAGCGAAGATGA
- a CDS encoding carbohydrate ABC transporter permease encodes MSARRVRRNLFKSLKTAVLCLFLIFFMLPILWVVLTSIKLPVDQLAIPPVWIPEHPAFSNYVQLFQHPDFMTSLINSLLIAGAATLITTVLGALAAYSIERFSTGGSLLPNVLLLTRMIPPVVVIVPVFLFAFRVHLLDTHILLILTYSALNMALVIWLLRAFFASLAVDMEEAALIDGCSRLKAFIRIVLPVIMPGIAATALICFIFCWNEFLFAVTLTGAHTKTMPVLTSTFVSQKGLDRGLMSASGIISSLPVILLTVFFQRYLVSGLTQGSVK; translated from the coding sequence ATGAGTGCAAGACGAGTGCGACGGAACCTGTTTAAAAGCCTCAAGACAGCCGTCTTGTGTCTGTTCCTGATTTTCTTCATGCTGCCGATTCTATGGGTCGTTCTCACCTCGATCAAGCTCCCGGTGGACCAGCTGGCGATTCCGCCTGTCTGGATTCCGGAGCATCCGGCATTCTCGAATTACGTGCAGCTGTTTCAGCATCCGGATTTCATGACCAGTCTGATCAACAGCCTGCTGATCGCAGGCGCGGCGACGCTGATTACGACCGTGCTGGGCGCTTTGGCAGCTTATTCAATCGAACGCTTCAGCACAGGCGGAAGCCTTCTGCCGAATGTACTGCTGCTCACGCGGATGATTCCGCCAGTGGTCGTCATCGTGCCCGTCTTTCTGTTCGCCTTTCGGGTACATCTGCTGGATACGCACATCCTGCTGATCCTGACGTACTCTGCGCTGAACATGGCGCTTGTGATCTGGCTGCTGCGCGCCTTTTTCGCCTCACTGGCGGTTGATATGGAGGAGGCTGCGCTGATCGACGGCTGTTCCCGGCTGAAGGCGTTCATCCGGATCGTATTGCCTGTGATCATGCCCGGAATCGCGGCAACCGCGCTGATCTGTTTTATTTTCTGCTGGAATGAATTTCTGTTCGCGGTCACACTGACGGGGGCGCATACGAAGACGATGCCGGTTTTGACGAGCACCTTTGTCAGCCAGAAAGGGCTGGACCGGGGGTTGATGTCCGCGAGCGGCATCATATCCAGCCTGCCTGTCATTCTGCTGACCGTATTTTTCCAGCGGTATCTCGTGAGCGGGCTTACGCAGGGCAGCGTGAAGTAA